One part of the Populus alba chromosome 18, ASM523922v2, whole genome shotgun sequence genome encodes these proteins:
- the LOC118032794 gene encoding protein NRT1/ PTR FAMILY 1.2, with protein MITEPLLSSPKGGIRALFFIIANEALERLASFGLSTNMILYLTREYGMDAASGAQILFLYSAAGNFMPIIGAFLADTYVGRYPMIGFGCIASLLGMVLLWLTTIIPGATVPSCAQFSSRCTNDATTPQLLFLYFCFGLMSIGAGGIRSCSLAFGADQLSKRDSLKHAGILESFFSWYYVTSSASVFISMTCIVYIQDAMGWKVGFGVPVVLMILSTLSFFLASPIYVKPKAKASWLIGFARVLVASFRKRRIELSSPDTDELYHHRKGSALVVPSERIRFLNKACVVKNPEEDLMPDGRASDPWRLCTVDQVEELKALIKIIPIWSTGMLVSVNVCQNSFLLLQASTMNRHITSKFEIPAGSFYAFMLLSLTMWIALYDRVIIPLASKITGKPTRLGLKQKIGIGILGSAASMAVLAIIERVRRETAIREGISDIPDAVTHMSAMWLLPFYFLLGFSEAMNGVGLNEFFYTELPKSMSSVASNLYSIGLSAASLVASFIVGNVRGFISEANQESWVSSNINKGHYDYYYWLLSSLGVANFIYYLACSKAYGPCKGGQKGITGDVREGLIDDDDDDDDVV; from the exons ATGATCACAGAGCCACTCTTGAGCAGCCCGAAGGGTGGCATAAGAGCCTTGTTTTTCATCATAG CAAATGAGGCACTGGAGAGGCTAGCAAGTTTTGGGCTATCAACAAATATGATACTGTATTTGACCAGAGAGTATGGTATGGATGCAGCTAGCGGTGCCCAAATACTCTTCCTCTACTCAGCTGCTGGGAATTTCATGCCCATTATTGGGGCTTTTCTTGCTGATACATATGTGGGTCGATACCCGATGATCGGCTTTGGATGTATTGCGAGCCTTCTG GGAATGGTTCTATTGTGGTTGACAACAATAATTCCTGGGGCAACGGTGCCTTCTTGCGCCCAATTTAGTAGCAGATGCACTAACGACGCGACGACACCACAgcttttgtttctatatttttgcTTCGGCCTTATGTCTATCGGAGCTGGTGGCATAAGATCATGCTCCCTGGCCTTTGGTGCTGATCAATTGAGCAAGAGGGACAGCCTTAAACATGCTGGAATATTAGAAAGCTTCTTCAGTTGGTACTATGTTACATCCTCAGCTTCTGTATTTATTTCCATGACTTGTATAGTTTACATTCAAGATGCCATGGGCTGGAAGGTGGGTTTCGGAGTTCCTGTGGTTCTCATGATCCTGTCAACTCTTTCGTTCTTCTTGGCTTCTCCCATTTATGTCAAGCCAAAGGCTAAGGCAAGCTGGCTCATCGGATTTGCTCGAGTTCTCGTGGCCTCCTTTAGAAAGAGAAGGATTGAATTATCTTCACCAGACACGGATGAGCTGTATCATCATAGGAAGGGATCTGCACTTGTCGTGCCAAGTGAAAGAATAAG GTTTCTAAACAAGGCTTGTGTGGTTAAGAATCCTGAAGAAGACTTGATGCCAGATGGAAGAGCTTCAGATCCATGGCGTCTTTGTACAGTAGATCAAGTAGAAGAGCTAAAAGCACTAATAAAGATAATCCCAATATGGTCGACAGGGATGTTGGTGTCTGTAAATGTCTGTCAAAACTCTTTCTTATTACTCCAGGCATCCACTATGAACCGACATATCACTTCGAAATTTGAAATCCCTGCTGGATCATTCTATGCATTTATGTTGCTCTCTCTAACAATGTGGATTGCTCTATACGATCGCGTAATCATCCCTCTAGCATCAAAAATCACGGGAAAACCAACACGTCTCGGCTTGAAACAGAAAATAGGAATTGGGATTCTGGGCTCGGCTGCTTCCATGGCAGTACTGGCAATTATAGAGAGGGTGCGACGAGAAACTGCAATCAGGGAAGGAATTTCAGATATTCCTGACGCGGTTACGCACATGTCTGCAATGTGGTTATTGCCATTTTATTTCTTACTTGGATTTTCTGAGGCTATGAATGGTGTTGGACTGAATGAGTTCTTCTACACTGAATTGCCTAAAAGCATGTCTAGCGTGGCCTCGAATCTTTATAGTATTGGACTGTCTGCTGCAAGCTTGGTGGCCAGTTTTATAGTAGGTAATGTTCGTGGGTTTATTAGTGAAGCAAATCAAGAGAGTTGGGTTTCAAGCAACATCAACAAAGGacattatgattattattactGGCTGCTTTCTAGTTTGGGTGTTGCTAACttcatttattatcttgcttgtAGCAAGGCTTATGGTCCTTGTAAGGGGGGACAAAAGGGCATTACTGGAGATGTTAGggaaggattgattgatgatgatgatgatgatgatgatgtagtTTAA